The Astyanax mexicanus isolate ESR-SI-001 chromosome 4, AstMex3_surface, whole genome shotgun sequence genome segment atgcgctggtgtattttgagatgaccctgttgattaaaactcttcccacagtctgagcagtgatacggtttctctcctgtgtgaatgcactggtgcagtttgagagtactctgttgattaaaactcttcccacagtctgagcagtgatacggtttctctcctgtgtgaatgcgctggtgtattttgagagcactctgggtagtaaaaatcttcccacagtctgagcagtaatatggttttactccagtgtgaatgcgctggtgtattttgagactactctgggtagtaaaactcttcccacagtctgagcaacgatacggtttctctcctgtgtgaatgcgctggtgtattttgagagcactctgggtagtaaaaatcttcccacagtctgagcagtaatatggttttactccagtgtgaatgcgctggtgtattttgagagcactctgggtagtaaaaatcttcccacagtctgagcagtaatatggttttactccagtgtgaatgcgctggtgtattttgagagtactctgttgattaaaactctttccacagtctgagcagtggtacggtttctctcctgtgtgcatgcgctggtgttttttgagagtactctgttgattaaaactctttccacagtctgagcagtgatacggtttctctcctgtgtgaatgcgctggtgttgttggagatgactctgccgattaaaactccccccacagtctgagcagtaatacgttttttctcctgtgtgaatgcgctggtgtttttttagatcactctgtttagtaaaactcttgacagagtgctgatgtttctccatgtcgggactttgctttatttgtctgttaaatgtagcaaacaatttctgcgtgttctggagattcttctggatggcttgtgcttcacctctttcagcagtttaactttgatcttttgataaatatcctggttgttggtgatgaatttcaggagaatattttcatttctggaaaagacaaaaatgccagtgaatattaaaataaaagcaagtcatttaactgaacagaactgcctaaatcagttaaactatacagataaaactacagggacatcttcatatttccataaaaagggggcgctggtggtcttccagccacctgtttagtgcctttataaggacttcccactgttcagacactcttaattctgttctggtctcacaagaaactgagaacttaaagaaagaaagaaagaaagaaagaaacgtgCCGAAAAAACAACATGCAGTGGTTTGAATCACGGTGCCgaagcttgattcgttctacattgatcacgtgaccaatgatgtctgaagccttttcctttacactaaattataaaatatttcatacatcttaaaaaatgacagtaattagggttgggcgatgtctccttaatGGGCAGATGAtgatgtttacagtgaaacaacGCTATGGTCGATGATAACGggggtgatgggggggggggggtgatggcgGGGGGTGCTGACCGAGCattgactggtgtgtcacgggagcgtgtagggtactacaatcaaaaatgttggagtactgaatactacatactgggcagtgtgtagtatgcagtacatactagtgcagtatgcagtatagttgtatgccattccgaatacagccagtgtttaaaactaataaaagctttttttttaaacttataaatgcataaaataatgtagataataaaataagtagTAAATTGTACTATTGTGAAATAGTACAGTATAAAATATGCTGTCAGcagctgaaataaatattttttctttataatgttacttCTGTTAAACCTTAAGTCACGTTGTtagacatatctgtatatgtaataaaatattttaaatacaggtaacATTAACAATTAGTTTACATCAGTCAACTGTGcttacaataataatgataataataataatgaatgctTCAACTAGTTATTACATGACAAAAGTTTAGACATTATTCACCATTAAAATTCCTAAAAACTCACGACTTAGTTAACaggatctactacatttttaaacattggtaatttagtaatatgtgatGTCTTGTTTAGAGTCATTTAACAAATTTATGTCAGATATTGTGGACACATTTTTAGAAATCCACTTATTCTGATGCATTTTACatcataatgccaaatatttctcaagCCTAATGTAGCAGCTCGTCTGCTGCTCTAGTATGCTTGTTAAAGAGCAGACGGAGAGGCAGGTCTCATTCTCTCCTCCTGCCTTTATTCTCTCTACACATTCACACCAAAAAATAACCCAGCAGATTATTAAGTGTCTGCAACTGCATATACATCTCCTACATATCACCGACTCAATCCCGCACGTTCTGCCTGACCTGCGCAGCGCAtcaattaattcatgcgttgagctttatacgcgcagataagctgtaactggtggatcagcacaaaaatcacagtgtgatttattacattaaaacacagaacattttcttCTGCTGAACCTGAGAGATCCCGAGAACAGCGGGGGGAATTCTCgccagcccgagttcatgcatcgggtcagacaggctggagttcaggctgcggtttaggctcatgttgagGCAGAAAATCTAAACTATAGTAGTCGGTTCAGCAGAACAAAACGTTGAGAAAGAaccacaacatacctgcacatacacaacaaaaataatcccAGTCGATTATTAAGCATCTGCAACTGGATATACATCTATAAAACatgaaacagaagtaaatacagcacatgagcacacattttcaggctcagtcacatgtagtgttttggcgctgaaacggctgtacctcagagctgataacccgaccggggcagaaataattaattattaggtaaaatatgcttcaatacccgctaaaaatgcacagaagagtgactagaactgatataagagctcatttttccagtaattttctcaaaaatacttatatttgcttaaaacagcactttttcacggagctcctcagctctgtttacctcctgcgctgcactcaagctcctctggagctacggggggcgcggagggacaattaataaataaaacacgtagttctcttgttggtgcagggaattgtagttcaaaataaaatcacagaaaaataatgacctttttactgttacaacacatcaaacaacctccaacaggagtgttaAACATAACAAGAGTCTCTTTTGTTCACTAAaggataaaataattataataatattctaaggattcatattattttatgtattttttttttattatttttggagTGTCTTTAACTCTGTTACAcaaatgttagtttcttctattTTGTTTCTTCTCAGTTTAATCCATTctgttaaattgtgtatttttatcaagttgctcaaagtgtgatgaTTCTTCTTATTGTCATCAAATtcatgtttattgtattttattattaaagtatcagcaaaggAGCAGCTgtttaatggtttaactgggatttcttaaaaacagcagggctaaatatattttaatttgctaACATTTGTGTTTACTATTACAGTGAAacagcaagttttctgttaaatcagtaagccaaATAACGTTACTTAGTGAAATTACCTTTTAAACCTGAACTTCTCCTCGCTATGATCACTTAATCttcaatttttacatttaaaattgtacaagctgacttttattttgacggtagTCACATGACTTGCCAGCACCAACAGTTTGTACACCGTGTTGTCaaaatgaaggattttaagttttacagagctgtgaagaGTTTCTATTACATTCACGCCATCCTGCAACAAAGGAATGGgcatggaaagtgtgtgtgtgtgtgtgttggtggaggagggtgggggtgtgtgttgagagggatggggggttcgctctcatgctctctcttagtaaaataaactgatattttgatgGACGTGTTGTACCtcatttttaatggttagtaggatattgatacaggaccacatttggagacatggtatttggttcccatttctaaacatgAATCACGGAGTTTTGGCAAATTTATGAGCTTGCTGATAAAATGTACCATGCAGAAGTTAGTTGTTAGACACACGCAAAACCAGGCGCAGACAACTGTTATTTATAGTAatatgctgtgtattttaagaaaaaaaaagttttttgtacattttgtacaaattctttgttagcttgagaaGTACTACAACTGGTCAAAGACCACCCCCCATAAGATGGGTATAACCCAAATAGGTTTGCTATAATGGTAAACTaattaaatttctaaaatgtcttatacacctgttaatactaaattgacacagtgtaaaacgcacagtttataaatcaactgctccagaacaaagacaattattaataattatctattattatgaattacaaattattttctggttgatgtttgtattttgtttgtaatttatctcccagtctatctagattacagaaatgtgaaatgtgaagtagtttacagacttggtatgtgtaaaaataaataaaaacaccataggcttatacattttaacagatttttttctaattataattagtttaaacatctatcagtctatctagaattcagaaaacggaagttaagcttgatcagcgatctAACAGCgccgatttttttgtttttgtttttagcaacatacaaaacacaacaatatacaaTAGTACAAACTCTTGTAGAGGATCACAGCTACAATTTAGAAGCTAGGGGgagcatacacaaacatacagactaGAGGAACaacgtaataaaatgataatcttagacAAAAGCTTACTAGAGATATGATGTGAGATGATTCTAGCAGTTTTccattttcttaatttacttaATGAAGAATAATATGACTTAAATTCATTAATGAAACGGGGGAAAGAGGGTTTATTTCCCTTCCATTTACTGCAGTGAATGTGGTATTttgctaaaagtaaaattatatttatggcatcagagaaagctgaacttaagtttttcatataaaacaaaatgtcctCTACCTCAAAAGAAGGAATATTAAGTTTGATATTAATCCAATTTCTGATGTCCATCCAAAAAGTGTGCGAATATTGACATGAAAAAAACTAATGCTCCAGAGATTAATTTTCTGACTTACAAAAAGTACATAATTCAAcatcaaatttgaatattttttcaagaaacagggctacaggataaatcatatttataattttgaaaTGAGTCTCCTTCACTTTAGGAGGTTTGGGCCAGTTTACAAATTTGGAATAATCAAAAGtcatatttatattcttattattaggaAGTTTCTTGAAAGAAGCTCCATTATATTCATAGTAAATCTTCTGTTTCAAATCATCATTGATAGTCTTATTATTACACTTGGAGTCAACTAAATTACAGTCGTTCACTTTTAATGTGGGCATCGAAACAGTCACCTTTGAATATAAAATGACTTGTTTGATTAACAGAATCAATGCTAAAGGAATCGCTTTGCACACCTTCTTAACATCTTTAAAACTCCTAAGATTAAATTTTTCACTAAAagatgaaaaaatacaaaaacaataccTTTGTCATACCAATCTTTTATAAATATTGAGTTCCTACCCACTGTGACTGCCCTATTATTCCATAAAGTTGATCCATGATGAGAGAAGTTATGTTGAAAAATGATTTTCCAGAACTGAAGTATTTGTTCACGGAAGTATGATAATTTAACTCGAATAGTGATGCATAATAAAGGTTTCTAGCCATTTAATCCTAAATGCGCCAATCATGGCTTCAGAGTCAAATGCATTAATACCACCTTTCTCGTATTTTTTAACTAATTGGGACCTTTTAATATGATGAGTCT includes the following:
- the LOC111188866 gene encoding zinc finger protein 585A-like, whose amino-acid sequence is MEKHQHSVKSFTKQSDLKKHQRIHTGEKTYYCSDCGGSFNRQSHLQQHQRIHTGEKPYHCSDCGKSFNQQSTLKKHQRMHTGEKPYHCSDCGKSFNQQSTLKIHQRIHTGVKPYYCSDCGKIFTTQSALKIHQRIHTGVKPYYCSDCGKIFTTQSALKIHQRIHTGEKPYRCSDCGKSFTTQSSLKIHQRIHTGVKPYYCSDCGKIFTTQSALKIHQRIHTGEKPYHCSDCGKSFNQQSTLKLHQCIHTGEKPYHCSDCGKSFNQQGHLKIHQRIHTGEKPYHCSDCGKSFNQQNTLKKHQRIHTGEKPYHCSDCGKSFTEQIKLKIHQRIHTGEKPYHCLDCGKSFTKQIKLKIHQRIHTGEKPYHCSDCGKSFNRLETLKLHQRIHTGVKPYSCSDCGKSFTTQSHLKIHQRIHTGEKPYECSDCGKSFAIQSQLKNHQRIHTGEKPYHCSVCGKSFNQQSNLKKHQRIHTGEKTVPNLFHGNKKRKS